The Sorangiineae bacterium MSr11367 genome window below encodes:
- a CDS encoding YaeQ family protein — protein MALTATVHRVEVALSDVDRSVYESLDLRMARHPSESMRYMLTRLFAYALSYEEGIAFSKGGLSSTDEPPVAVHDPTGILLAWIDVGAPSAERLHKASKAAKRVALYTHTELNLLRRDVAKKEIHRAADIEVWRLEPSFLDGLEASIERHTQWELVRNEGQLYVTAGKRTAEGTITRHPLVPPAER, from the coding sequence ATGGCCCTTACTGCGACGGTTCATCGTGTCGAGGTCGCGCTTTCGGATGTCGACCGCAGCGTTTACGAATCTTTGGATCTGCGCATGGCGCGGCATCCGTCGGAAAGCATGCGCTACATGCTGACGCGGCTCTTTGCGTACGCGCTCTCGTACGAGGAAGGCATTGCATTCAGCAAAGGCGGCCTCTCGTCCACCGACGAGCCGCCCGTGGCGGTGCACGATCCCACGGGGATTCTCTTGGCCTGGATCGATGTCGGTGCGCCGTCGGCGGAGCGATTGCACAAGGCTTCGAAGGCGGCCAAGCGGGTGGCGCTCTATACGCACACCGAGCTGAACCTGCTCCGGCGTGACGTGGCGAAGAAGGAAATCCACCGCGCCGCGGACATCGAAGTATGGCGGCTCGAGCCGTCGTTTCTCGACGGCCTCGAGGCGAGCATCGAGCGGCACACCCAATGGGAGCTGGTGCGAAACGAGGGGCAGCTCTACGTGACGGCGGGCAAGCGGACGGCGGAGGGGACGATCACGCGCCACCCGCTGGTGCCGCCGGCCGAGCGCTAG